From a single Fulvivirga ulvae genomic region:
- a CDS encoding TetR/AcrR family transcriptional regulator: MEQTKKRSSKTKAEPSSKIAEAYREYVLLNGSQPPSVFQFMKNLNMNEGVFYEHFGSFENLEKDIWKGYIGETIAALHQDESYVAYSSREKLLAFYYTLVEVLKKDRSYVTYSFKNVRRPELTPSFLRGFKADFIDFAQGILNEGLDTEEIIKRPLISERYKDGLWLQLMFVLNFWLKDDSKGFANTDAAIEKSVHLSFELMGRGPLDTMVDFAKFLYNHR, encoded by the coding sequence ATGGAACAGACAAAGAAAAGATCATCAAAAACGAAGGCGGAGCCTTCATCAAAAATAGCTGAGGCTTATCGAGAGTATGTTCTGCTCAACGGCAGTCAACCCCCTTCAGTTTTTCAGTTTATGAAAAACCTTAATATGAATGAAGGGGTATTTTATGAACATTTCGGTTCATTTGAAAATCTGGAGAAAGACATTTGGAAGGGCTACATAGGGGAAACTATTGCTGCGCTTCATCAGGATGAAAGTTACGTGGCATATTCCTCCAGGGAGAAACTTCTGGCGTTTTACTATACCTTAGTCGAGGTACTGAAAAAAGACAGGAGCTATGTAACCTATTCATTTAAAAATGTGAGAAGACCGGAATTGACGCCATCTTTTCTAAGAGGTTTCAAAGCTGATTTTATAGACTTTGCGCAAGGTATTTTGAATGAAGGTCTCGATACTGAAGAAATTATTAAAAGGCCTTTGATTTCCGAAAGGTATAAGGACGGCTTGTGGCTACAGCTTATGTTTGTTTTAAATTTCTGGTTAAAAGATGACAGCAAAGGTTTTGCTAATACAGACGCTGCAATCGAAAAATCCGTACATCTCTCCTTCGAGCTGATGGGACGAGGACCGCTGGATACTATGGTTGATTTTGCTAAGTTCCTTTATAATCACAGGTAG
- a CDS encoding SIMPL domain-containing protein, translated as MKKLALLLALFITGMAQAQLQQQNQPLIKKIEVMGTAEIEVVPDEIYLRIALKEYKENAKIVSMDKLESQLVKAVDQLGLPKENLTVDNIYGYNWDWRKKKSDDFLATKSFKLKVSNVKMVNNLIEKLDPEGVNSMGVAEITHSKIKEYKNELKLEALKSAKEKAGYLLKGIGEELGGALEIQEVDYGDHQPMYERSMAYSKSAQDDSYQSDLEFKTIKLKSNVRAVFEIE; from the coding sequence ATGAAAAAATTAGCTTTATTACTGGCACTATTTATTACCGGAATGGCACAGGCACAACTACAACAACAAAATCAGCCTTTGATCAAAAAGATTGAAGTAATGGGTACTGCAGAAATCGAAGTAGTTCCCGATGAAATTTATTTGCGTATTGCTTTAAAGGAGTATAAAGAAAATGCAAAAATAGTGAGTATGGACAAGCTCGAATCGCAATTGGTTAAAGCAGTAGACCAGCTCGGGCTTCCCAAGGAGAATTTGACGGTTGATAATATCTACGGATATAACTGGGACTGGAGAAAGAAAAAAAGCGATGATTTTCTGGCTACCAAAAGCTTTAAGCTCAAAGTCTCCAATGTAAAAATGGTCAATAACCTGATTGAGAAACTTGACCCTGAAGGGGTGAACAGCATGGGAGTAGCTGAAATTACCCATTCTAAAATTAAAGAGTATAAGAATGAGTTAAAGCTTGAAGCACTAAAATCGGCAAAAGAAAAAGCAGGCTATTTATTAAAGGGTATTGGTGAAGAGTTAGGCGGAGCCCTTGAGATACAGGAAGTAGACTATGGAGATCACCAGCCAATGTATGAGAGGTCTATGGCCTACTCCAAATCCGCTCAGGATGACAGTTACCAATCTGATCTGGAATTTAAAACTATAAAGCTCAAATCAAACGTCAGGGCTGTTTTTGAGATAGAATAA
- a CDS encoding TlpA family protein disulfide reductase — protein sequence MIRIAIVIVALATINCTSSTTTETASADTGSIMSDMKLKTLDGKELKLDQYRGKALLINFWATWCRPCIKEMPSIEKAKDALKDENIEFLLVSNETRGQIKSFVRSHRYDFNYAQLDMPLARLNIQGLPTTFIINPQGEIVFNEVGARDWNSKESIQLIKDAILN from the coding sequence ATGATTAGAATAGCTATTGTTATTGTGGCCCTGGCTACCATCAACTGTACAAGTAGCACGACGACTGAAACAGCATCTGCCGATACCGGCAGCATAATGAGCGATATGAAATTAAAAACGCTAGATGGTAAGGAGCTGAAGCTGGACCAGTATCGGGGCAAGGCATTGTTAATCAATTTCTGGGCCACATGGTGCCGCCCGTGCATTAAGGAAATGCCATCTATTGAAAAAGCCAAAGATGCACTTAAAGATGAGAACATAGAATTTTTATTGGTATCTAACGAAACCCGCGGACAGATCAAAAGTTTTGTACGCTCTCACAGATATGATTTCAACTACGCTCAACTCGATATGCCTCTCGCCCGGCTTAACATTCAGGGGTTGCCCACTACTTTTATTATTAACCCGCAGGGAGAAATTGTCTTTAATGAGGTGGGAGCACGCGACTGGAATAGCAAAGAAAGCATTCAGCTTATTAAAGACGCGATTTTAAATTAA
- a CDS encoding DUF2267 domain-containing protein, translating to MSTVKFDKFAQEGNQFIHELSNELGHPQDEQQVLIVLRAVLHTIRDRITISESLDLISQLPMMLKALYVEQWKYQEKPNKFDTLEGLKNDIKQRQEKYGENRFDWELSTEDIFAKTIEKLSKYLDEGQLKHIEEQLPHEIKFLVTP from the coding sequence ATGAGCACTGTAAAATTTGATAAATTCGCCCAGGAAGGTAACCAATTCATTCATGAGCTATCCAATGAATTAGGTCATCCTCAGGATGAACAACAGGTTCTAATCGTACTCAGAGCAGTACTTCACACCATTCGTGACAGGATTACCATCAGTGAATCTCTGGACCTGATATCCCAACTACCGATGATGCTCAAAGCACTTTATGTAGAGCAATGGAAGTATCAGGAGAAGCCCAATAAATTCGATACCCTGGAAGGTTTAAAAAATGACATCAAACAACGACAGGAAAAATATGGCGAAAACAGGTTTGATTGGGAGCTTTCAACCGAAGATATTTTTGCAAAAACTATTGAAAAACTGAGTAAGTACCTGGATGAAGGACAATTGAAGCATATTGAGGAGCAATTACCCCACGAAATAAAATTTCTGGTAACTCCTTGA
- a CDS encoding fatty acid desaturase family protein, with protein MNHKTIKFSRDNRVDFIRVVRKRVSDYFETNGISKYGNIHMVIKTITMLLMYVVPYVVMMSGILTNSWAILGMWIIMGVAMAGIGFSIMHDANHGAYSKNQNVNKYLGYLINIVGGSAINWKIQHNVLHHTFTNVDGMDEDIDPGKLMRLSPHRKRYKLHRIQHIYGWGLYGLMTFLWITTKDFRQLYRYKKMGLTKAQNIKVPTQLTKLIIAKVVYYIVFLVLPIIFLSIAWWQVVLFFIAMHFTAGLILGCVFQPAHVMPSSKYPLPDKEGNLENDWAVHQLYTTTNFSPKSRILGWYVGGLNYQIEHHLFPTICHVHYKKISRIVKETAEEFGLPYHSQPNFFAAIMLHARMLRDLGKYDVI; from the coding sequence ATGAATCACAAAACCATCAAATTTTCCAGAGATAATCGCGTTGACTTCATCAGAGTTGTCAGAAAAAGGGTCAGCGATTATTTTGAAACCAACGGCATATCCAAATATGGCAATATACACATGGTAATCAAAACCATAACAATGTTGCTAATGTATGTGGTCCCTTATGTGGTTATGATGTCAGGGATATTAACGAACTCCTGGGCCATTCTGGGCATGTGGATCATTATGGGTGTGGCTATGGCCGGTATCGGCTTTTCAATTATGCATGATGCCAATCACGGCGCTTACTCCAAAAACCAAAACGTTAATAAATACCTGGGATATCTCATTAATATTGTAGGGGGAAGTGCCATTAACTGGAAAATACAACATAACGTACTCCATCATACTTTTACTAATGTAGATGGTATGGACGAAGATATCGACCCAGGTAAACTCATGCGTTTATCCCCTCACCGAAAGAGATACAAGCTGCACCGGATACAACACATTTATGGCTGGGGATTATACGGTTTAATGACCTTTCTCTGGATTACAACGAAAGACTTCAGACAATTATACAGGTACAAGAAAATGGGACTTACGAAAGCCCAGAACATAAAAGTACCTACACAACTTACCAAGCTCATTATAGCTAAGGTGGTTTACTATATAGTGTTTCTGGTATTGCCGATTATCTTTTTAAGTATTGCCTGGTGGCAGGTGGTATTGTTCTTTATTGCCATGCACTTTACGGCAGGCCTCATTCTTGGTTGCGTTTTTCAACCTGCTCATGTCATGCCATCTTCAAAGTACCCCCTTCCTGATAAAGAGGGTAACCTTGAAAATGACTGGGCTGTTCATCAACTTTATACTACAACCAACTTCAGCCCTAAAAGCAGAATTTTAGGATGGTACGTGGGAGGCCTTAACTATCAGATCGAGCACCACCTCTTCCCTACCATATGCCATGTACACTATAAAAAGATCTCAAGAATAGTGAAGGAAACAGCTGAAGAATTCGGGTTACCGTATCATTCTCAGCCCAATTTCTTTGCGGCTATTATGCTTCATGCCCGGATGTTGAGGGATCTGGGTAAATATGATGTGATATAG
- a CDS encoding exo-alpha-sialidase — protein sequence MRGTFLLIAISVSFSTCYQGGDEQKDEHHLMAITSPADSVSGEPHLFTDNHGEAYLSWVETSNDTSCLKYARLNKNRWSAPQIVARGESWFVNWADYPTVTAGTNQNLIAHFLKKSGTGTYAYDIKITHSGNGGRMWSKPVTIHDDGKQAEHGFVSTLRYNDQYFVCWLDGRNMVSTVGSDQHGHGSGHDSGAMSLRAALLDSTGTKIREWLLDDKVCDCCQTTAALTENGPVVIYRDRSDQEIRDISIVRWADSTWTAPRPVHADNWKIAGCPVNGPKAESIGNTLVVTWFSAPEGQPQVKLAFSENGGISFGRPIRVGSDKAIGRVDVILVSEEVAMVSWMEDNSIKVVRVDKTGAISTPVVITHASEARSSGFPQMTKRGDDIIFAWTDYEEKRVKTAIFNYVERK from the coding sequence ATGAGAGGCACCTTCCTGCTTATTGCCATTTCGGTCTCATTCAGCACCTGTTATCAGGGCGGAGATGAGCAGAAAGATGAGCATCACCTTATGGCAATCACCTCGCCGGCAGATTCTGTAAGTGGGGAACCTCATCTTTTTACTGATAATCATGGAGAAGCGTACCTCTCCTGGGTAGAAACCAGCAATGACACGAGCTGCCTGAAATACGCCCGGCTGAATAAGAATCGCTGGTCTGCTCCTCAAATTGTAGCCCGGGGAGAAAGCTGGTTCGTTAACTGGGCAGATTACCCAACTGTAACAGCAGGCACTAACCAAAACCTGATAGCCCATTTTCTAAAGAAAAGCGGTACCGGTACTTATGCCTATGACATCAAAATTACTCACTCCGGTAATGGTGGCAGGATGTGGTCAAAACCGGTAACCATACATGATGATGGCAAGCAGGCAGAACATGGTTTTGTATCTACGTTGCGCTATAATGATCAATATTTTGTGTGTTGGCTTGATGGAAGGAATATGGTTTCAACAGTCGGTTCAGATCAGCATGGCCATGGTTCCGGGCATGATAGCGGCGCCATGTCATTGAGAGCGGCCCTGCTGGACAGCACTGGTACCAAGATCAGGGAATGGCTTCTGGATGATAAGGTCTGTGATTGCTGTCAGACCACCGCAGCTCTTACAGAAAATGGTCCCGTTGTAATCTATCGCGACCGTTCTGACCAGGAAATAAGAGATATATCTATCGTTCGCTGGGCAGACAGTACCTGGACTGCCCCTCGGCCAGTACATGCTGACAATTGGAAAATAGCAGGCTGTCCCGTGAATGGACCAAAGGCTGAAAGTATCGGCAATACGCTTGTGGTTACGTGGTTTTCCGCCCCGGAAGGGCAACCACAGGTAAAACTGGCTTTTTCTGAGAATGGTGGAATTTCATTCGGCAGGCCCATCAGAGTAGGTTCAGATAAGGCCATTGGGCGTGTTGATGTTATTTTGGTGAGTGAAGAGGTGGCTATGGTAAGCTGGATGGAAGATAACAGCATAAAAGTTGTCAGGGTTGATAAGACAGGGGCTATATCAACCCCGGTTGTAATCACCCATGCCTCAGAAGCTCGGTCCAGCGGCTTTCCCCAGATGACTAAAAGAGGTGATGATATTATTTTCGCATGGACAGATTATGAAGAAAAACGTGTAAAAACTGCCATTTTCAACTATGTGGAACGAAAATAG